TGCCACCTATACCAGACAGCCCTTTAAATTGAGTATCACCGGTCAGTATGCAGGGCTCCTGCAGTTTCTGAATGACTTGGATAAAGAGGAACGCCTGTTTACTGTTAACCAGGTTTCGGTCATCAAACAAGATGGAGATTCTACGGGACTTATCAAGGGAAGCGTCGATCTGTCGGTTTACGCATTACGCGAGAATCAGAGGGGTTATTCTGATTTTTCCGAAAATAGGGTTAGCAAGACGTTTATTTCAACCGATAAGAGATAAGGGTGCACTCTGATTCAAGTTGCTCTCAGGCTGTTCCTCGTGAAAAAACAGTTTAGACCAGTTGATGTAACTTCCGGTCTCTCATGGATTTAAAGTGGTGATTCACGCGTGAAAACTTTCAGTGAACAACTTATACACGACTTAAAAGTGAGCTGGCAGAAGACGCTTATATTGAGTCTGTTGCTGCTGGTAGGGATCTATTTCTGGATCCCTCCGCTCTATCGAGCCATTCGAGGAAGCGCGAGTACGACAGTCGTCCCAGCTAAGGCAGCCGTAAAAGAAATCCCGCAACGTCCTCCTGTAAAAACGGAAATGAGCTTTTCCCAGAGTGAACCGACGGATGAGCCACGTCATTCCTGGGAGAAATTTGATTCGTTAATGCAGACCGATCCACTCGTGCAGTCAGTGCAGATGGGCGCGATGCAGAAGAATCCGTTTGAAGTCAACCGCGATCAATTTTCGCCCCCTATTCTGTTCGCGGAAGAGCCTGCGGAACCAGTTCAGGATCCAGACAAAAACAAACCCAGTCCAGCGCCTGTACTCCCCGAAGATCTGGTTTTGAAAACCACGATCATCGGAAAGACTCGTAAAGCGGCAATTATCAATAATAAATTGTACTACGAAGGCAAATCGTTTGAGCACAACGATTCGATTTACGTTCTGGAGCAGGTCGCTGCACGGAATGTGATCTTGAGCCAGGGCGCTCACAAGTTTGAATTAAAAATTCAAAATGACCCTTCCGCCTTTATTAAATTTGAACAATAACAGTTCGCATCATTGGCTGATTTAGACTGATTCGAACGATCATGGATGATGGTCGAAACATGAACAGACAATTTTTTTTACCGGCTTTCTGGGCAACTCTCACGGGACTGTCACTGCTGCTGATTGCTGCCATGACAGACATCAAAACGCCACAGTCTCTGTTTATTCCCCCTCAACACTCGATGAACTCATCGCAGAATGTCCCTGAAAACCGAGTTGCAGAAACTTTACCGAGGGCTGTTCACGTCCAGACCGAATCAACCAAAACGGTGAGCCCGCAATCTCCGTCTGCACCAGTACCAGATGTCACTCAAGCCTCTCAAACACAACTACAGGTCGAACCTGCTGTCCTGCCGGCGAACACAGAAACCCGAACCGTTTCTGTCAGAAAACAACCCGTGCGGTCGCGACTGCTCGTGGAACCCGGTATCGAAATTTCTACAATTCAGGACAGCAGCCCCCAGACACGGTCTATCAAATTCAACGTCGCCAGTGACGACGACCTGATTGCTCCGCAACGGGAGTCGTCAAAAATGGAACTCCGTCTGGCCAGTCTGACACAGCAGGTCGATCGGTTAACCAGTCTGCAGTTGCAGGCACAACAGCACTCCAACCTGGAACTGGCTCAAAATACCAACCGCCTGGAAGAAGCTACGAAACTACTGCAACAGATGCAGCAGATGAATCAGCTTCGTGATCTGGAACGTAAACTGGACGGCATGCAGGCCAAAGACCCGGCTGCTCCCACACAAAAGAATCCGGAACCACCTGTCACAGCAGCACCCGTGACAGAGGAACCAGAAACCACAAAGAAAAAACCGGTATTGAAAATCAGCCCGAACAATGATTCCAGCGAAACATTTTCGCTCCAGATTCAGGATGCCGAAATCATGCATGTCCTGGACATGCTCGGCGAACTATCTGGTTTGAATATCCTGACAGGGCAGGGCGTTACAGGTACGATTTCGGCAAATTTGAAAAATGTCACACCCGAACAGGCACTGGATGCCATCCTGCGTTCTCGAGATCTGACCTCTGAAAAAGAAGGGGAGTTCATCTATGTGATGACACAGGCACAACTTGAACAGAAAAAGAAATCCAGCCGTAAAGTCATCACCAAGTTATATAGCCCGTTTTATATCAGTGCCAAAGAGTTACAGAACCTGATCACCCCCATTCTGACTGAGAACATCGGCATCGTTTCACTGACCACCCCCAGTGAGGTCGGCATCGCACCCGATCCCACCAGTGCAGGTGGCGACTCCTTTGCGCAGACAGATTCGATCCTCGTACGCGATTATCCCGAAATTCTGGAAGAAGTGGATCGTCTGCTGGAAAAGATGGATATCCCACCCATGCAGGTTGTGATCGAAGCGATGATTCTCAGCATCTCCCTGAACGACGATATGAAATTCGGCGTGAATTTTGCCATGTTGAGTGGGAATAACAAAAACCTGCTCGTTGATGGAAATGGAAATACTCTGAATAATTCCAGCGGGTTCCCGGGTTCGGGTTCGAGTTCCATTGTGCCGCCCACAGGACAGTTTGTAGCAGATCTGGCAGGACTGAAATATGGTTTCCTGCATGGAGATATCAGTGGTTTTATTGAAGCACTGGAAGATGTGGCAGAGACCAATCTGATCGCTTCACCGCAATTACGTGCGTTAAACAAACAGAAAGCTGAGTTGATCATTGGTGACCGTACCAGTTATTCCACAGTCACCCAAAATGGAAACACTTCGATTCAGAACGTAAACTTTCTGGACTCAGGGATTGTATTGAACCTGCGGCCATTTATTACACCCGATGGACAAATCCGCATGGAAGTGCACCCCGAACGCAGCTCTGCCTCCATCAACCCGAGTACCAATCTCCCCGACCTGAAAACTACCGAGGTGACCACTAACGTCATGGTCCGAGATGGTCATACCGTCGTCATCGGTGGTTTAATAGAAGAACGTACTTCTGATACCCGGAATCAGGTTCCCTTCCTGGGAGCGATTCCTGTGATTGGCAATGCGTTTCGTCAGCAGCGTGAAATCACGAACCGTACGGAATTAATCGTATTGATCACTCCACGAATCGTGCGTCCAGAAGCCGCACAGGCCGAAGGTGAGATGCTGAAATACGAAGGGGCTGAACGTCTCGCTAACTTCAAGAAGAGCTTTCTGCCCATTAACCAGGTGCGCATCGTGCAGTCACACATTGAAAGAGCAAAGAAACACCTGCGAACGGGGAATCTGCCTAAAGCGAAAGAACAGATCAAAATTGCAGTTCGTCTGGACAAAAACAATATCGAAGCGATTCAGCTGAAAAACTATATCGAACAGGCGTTGATCAACCGAAATCGGGAGATGATCGGGTTACCGCCTGTGCCTGGTCCGGCAGTTCAGGTTCCGACTCTGGAAGGAGCACCCTGAGCATGAAGCGACTGCACGGCCGGCCTGCTCGATACCTCAGAATGATGTTCTGTGCAGCTGGTCTCGTCTGTTGTGGTTGTCAGACGGTGCCCGTAACCAGTCTGGCCTTTCTACCTGAGGTTGGTTCGATACAGAAAACCACAGAACCTCATTACGAGGAACCTGCGGATAGCCTGCCTGCTTCACCTTACAATCAGCAGGCAAACAAACTTGTTCAGCAGGCGCTCGAACATTATTCGAATGGAGAATTAAAGCGCGCCAAAGTGCTGCTGGCCTCCGCCCGGGATATTGATCCAGGTCATAGTGGCACTTTTGAAATCGAGGCACAGCTTTCGTATGACATGGGAGACCGCAATCAGTTTTTGCAGTCACTGCGAGCCATCCGGGCAGCCAGTCCTCATGATTCTGACAAGCAGAGTGCCATCGGAACGCTGTTCTTTCAGGCAGGCCAGACCCAGGAAGGAATCGCCTGCCTGAAGCGCGCCATCGAGTTAAAACCGTATGATGAAAACTATGCCCTCAAGCTGGCCGCCTTTTATGAACAGGCGGGCAGGACGGATGAAGCACAGCAGGTCCTGCTCAAAGCGCTGCACACGACTCCCGGGAGTCGACGATTACCGATTGCCCTGGGCCGGATCTGTGAAGCCAGCCAGCAGTGGAGTCAAGCCAGCGTCTATTACGCAATGGTCGTCAATCATTTTCCCGAAAACCATGTGTGGCGAAAACAACGGGCACGTTGCCTGTATTATTCAGGCAATTTCACTGCTGCATTCGAAGAGTTCTCCACCTGTCAGAAAAACGATCCAGAATCGTTGTCATTGGCGGAAATGATTGCCTTTGGAGACGCCGCATTACAGATTGGGAACCTTGAACAGGCACAATTGCTGTTTGACGATATTTCTGTGAAGCATCAGCGAGAGTTACTCCATGTAGAAATATTACGCGGATTGTGCGCAATAAACCGGGGCCAGAGTACCAGTGCAAAAAACATTATCGCTACAGCCCGCAAAAAATGGCCGACCGATGAGACCCTGCTGGAAGTGGCCGCCTTAATTCCACCAGAACAGTTCACTGTTCGGTAACCTCTCTATGTGGCCGCATTTACATATATTCATACGCCAACCACATTCTCTATTCCGAAATTGGACAATCGGCAGATTGTAACCTAGATTTTAAATGTGAGTTATCTCCCTGACGGCCCTGTTGCAGTCGGTAGAGTTCAACTCGT
The sequence above is a segment of the Gimesia algae genome. Coding sequences within it:
- a CDS encoding secretin and TonB N-terminal domain-containing protein; protein product: MNRQFFLPAFWATLTGLSLLLIAAMTDIKTPQSLFIPPQHSMNSSQNVPENRVAETLPRAVHVQTESTKTVSPQSPSAPVPDVTQASQTQLQVEPAVLPANTETRTVSVRKQPVRSRLLVEPGIEISTIQDSSPQTRSIKFNVASDDDLIAPQRESSKMELRLASLTQQVDRLTSLQLQAQQHSNLELAQNTNRLEEATKLLQQMQQMNQLRDLERKLDGMQAKDPAAPTQKNPEPPVTAAPVTEEPETTKKKPVLKISPNNDSSETFSLQIQDAEIMHVLDMLGELSGLNILTGQGVTGTISANLKNVTPEQALDAILRSRDLTSEKEGEFIYVMTQAQLEQKKKSSRKVITKLYSPFYISAKELQNLITPILTENIGIVSLTTPSEVGIAPDPTSAGGDSFAQTDSILVRDYPEILEEVDRLLEKMDIPPMQVVIEAMILSISLNDDMKFGVNFAMLSGNNKNLLVDGNGNTLNNSSGFPGSGSSSIVPPTGQFVADLAGLKYGFLHGDISGFIEALEDVAETNLIASPQLRALNKQKAELIIGDRTSYSTVTQNGNTSIQNVNFLDSGIVLNLRPFITPDGQIRMEVHPERSSASINPSTNLPDLKTTEVTTNVMVRDGHTVVIGGLIEERTSDTRNQVPFLGAIPVIGNAFRQQREITNRTELIVLITPRIVRPEAAQAEGEMLKYEGAERLANFKKSFLPINQVRIVQSHIERAKKHLRTGNLPKAKEQIKIAVRLDKNNIEAIQLKNYIEQALINRNREMIGLPPVPGPAVQVPTLEGAP
- a CDS encoding tetratricopeptide repeat protein gives rise to the protein MKRLHGRPARYLRMMFCAAGLVCCGCQTVPVTSLAFLPEVGSIQKTTEPHYEEPADSLPASPYNQQANKLVQQALEHYSNGELKRAKVLLASARDIDPGHSGTFEIEAQLSYDMGDRNQFLQSLRAIRAASPHDSDKQSAIGTLFFQAGQTQEGIACLKRAIELKPYDENYALKLAAFYEQAGRTDEAQQVLLKALHTTPGSRRLPIALGRICEASQQWSQASVYYAMVVNHFPENHVWRKQRARCLYYSGNFTAAFEEFSTCQKNDPESLSLAEMIAFGDAALQIGNLEQAQLLFDDISVKHQRELLHVEILRGLCAINRGQSTSAKNIIATARKKWPTDETLLEVAALIPPEQFTVR